Proteins encoded by one window of Vigna radiata var. radiata cultivar VC1973A chromosome 5, Vradiata_ver6, whole genome shotgun sequence:
- the LOC106762755 gene encoding sulfite exporter TauE/SafE family protein 3 yields MAVNGSKQLVGVIFTVFLLLLSPSLSVSVHQNPNETTNPTVVETSENPGFLSKVANFLWSSSGSGYQHTWPDVEFGWRIVTGTIIGFLGSAFGTVGGVGGGGIFVTMLSLIIGFDPKSATAISKCMITGGAASTVFYNLKQKHPTLDMPVIDYDLALLFQPVLVLGISIGVVFNVIFADWMITILLIIIFIGIATKALLKGVETWKKETIIKKESARQSQLNGTERTEEVAYQPLPGGPTAPNGSNHTAPEKSNQKRSLVGNIRWKALGILFTVWVVILACEIGKSHTTTCSIQYWILNILQVPVALGVTSFQAIRLYKGKTVIASKGDQQTQWRPYQLIMYSACGICAGMVGGLLGLGGGFILGPLFLELGIPPQVSSATATFAMTFSASMSVVEYYLLNRFPIPYTLYFVAVSTLAAFVGQVLVKKLVALLGRASLIIFILSGTIFVSALSLGSVGIANMIHKIEHQEYMGFENLCTYAG; encoded by the exons ATGGCTGTGAATGGATCAAAACAACTAGTTGGAGTGATTTTTACagtgtttcttcttcttctctcaccCTCTCTTTCTGTTTCTGTTCATCAAAACCCAAATGAAACCACGAATCCCACCGTCGTTGAGACAAGCGAAAATCCTGGTTTTCTTTCTAAAGTTGCGAACTTTTTGTGGAGCTCGTCTGGATCAGGATACCAACACACTTGGCCA GACGTAGAATTTGGATGGAGAATAGTAACAGGGACGATAATAGGGTTCTTAGGATCTGCATTCGGAACTGTGGGAGGTGTTGGCGGAGGTGGCATATTTGTCACCATGCTTTCTCTCATCATCGGATTTGATCCAAAATCAGCTACTGCAATATCCAAAT GTATGATTACTGGTGGAGCCGCATCGACAGTTTTCTACAATTTGAAGCAAAAGCACCCAACGCTTGACATGCCTGTCATTGATTACGATTTGGCACTTCTTTTCCAACCAGTGCTGGTGCTTGGAATCAGCATTGGAGTTGTCTTCAATGTTATTTTTGCTGATTGGATGATCACAATCTtgctaattattattttcatag GAATTGCAACCAAGGCATTGCTAAAGGGAGTTGAGACATGGAAAAAAGAAACCATTATCAAGAAG GAATCTGCTAGACAGTCACAATTAAATG GCACTGAAAGAACTGAGGAGGTTGCATATCAGCCTCTGCCAGGAGGCCCAACAGCTCCAAACGGAAGTAATCATACAGCTCCTGAAAAATCCAACCAAAAG AGATCTCTTGTTGGAAATATTCGCTGGAAAGCGCTTGGAATACTTTTCACTGTCTGGGTCGTTATACTTGCGTGCGAGATTGGAAAA AGTCACACAACAACTTGTTCAATCCAGTACTGGATACTTAATATATTACAG GTCCCTGTGGCATTAGGAGTGACATCCTTTCAGGCCATACGTTTATACAAAGGGAAGACAGTGATAGCGTCGAAAGGAGATCAACAAACACAATGGCGACCATACCAGTTAATCATGTATTCTGCCTGTGGCATATGTGCTGGTATGGTTGGTGGCTTGCTTGGTCTTGGTGGAGGTTTCATATTGGGACCTCTTTTTCTCGAGTTAGGAATCCCTCCTCAG GTGTCAAGTGCCACAGCTACTTTTGCCATGACATTTTCTGCATCTATGTCAGTGGTAGAATACTACCTTTTGAATCGGTTTCCCATTCCTTATA CTCTTTACTTTGTGGCTGTATCCACTCTTGCGGCCTTTGTTGGGCAAGTTTTAGTGAAAAAGCTGGTTGCCTTGTTAGGAAGAGCATCACTCATCATTTTCATCCTCTCTGGCACCATTTTTGTCAGTGCACTATCACTAG GTAGTGTGGGCATAGCAAACATGATCCATAAAATTGAACATCAAGAGTACATGGGTTTTGAAAACCTCTGCACATACGCGGGCTAA